From the Lathyrus oleraceus cultivar Zhongwan6 chromosome 4, CAAS_Psat_ZW6_1.0, whole genome shotgun sequence genome, one window contains:
- the LOC127135588 gene encoding probable choline kinase 2 produces the protein MGAAEELVNQIVLQNDVIDDENYLACLPDEAKKILKSLASKWENVLDANALEVIPLKGAMTNEVFQIKWQTKEGEMSRKVLVRIYGEGTDIFFDRDNEIRTFAFISKNGQGPRLLGRFAQGRLEEFIRARTLSAPDIRDPSISALIASKMKEFHDLDMPGSKNVYLWDRLRNWLIEARRLSSPEEIETFRLDIMDKEISFLENELSVSPERIGFCHNDLQYGNIMLDEVTDSLTIIDYEYASYNPIAYDIANHFTEMAANYHTETPHVLDFTKYPHLEERRRFVQTYLSSSGEKASDNEVQQLVDEVEKYTLASHLLWGLWGIISEHVNKIDFDYKEYAEQRFQEYWSKKNNLLSHDRSSNDNVSLGNGQETLASTLNEKRGKSHRISKKLKKYLGLGFFRSKR, from the exons ATGGGTGCAGCAGAAGAACTTGTTAACCAAATTGTTTTACAAAATGATGTAATCGATGACGAAAATTATCTAGCTTGTCTTCCAGATGAAGCGAAAAAGATATTGAAATCATTGGCGAGTAAATGGGAGAATGTATTGGATGCGAATGCATTGGAAGTTATTCCTCTGAAAGGAGCGATGACGAACGAGGTATTCCAGATAAAATGGCAAACAAAAGAAGGAGAAATGTCAAGAAAGGTTCTTGTTAGAATCTATGGCGAAGGTACTGACATTTTCTTTGATAGGGATAACGAGATTCGAACGTTCGCGTTCATTTCGAAGAATGGTCAGGGACCTCGTTTGTTAGGACGGTTTGCTCAAGGTCGCCTCGAAGAGTTCATCCGCGCTAGG ACATTATCTGCGCCTGATATACGCGATCCATCTATTTCGGCTCTCATAGCCTCCAAAATGAAGGAGTTTCATGATCTTGACATGCCTGGTTCCAAGAACGTGTATCTATGGGATCGATTGCG AAATTGGCTTATTGAAGCGAGGCGTTTGTCGTCTCCCGAAGAAATAGAGACATTTCGTTTGGACATAATGGACAAAGAAATCTCTTTTCTGGAAAACGAATTATCAGTATCTCCCGAGCGCATAGGGTTTTGTCACAACGATTTGCAATACGGTAACATAATGCTCGATGAAGTAACCGATTCTCTGACGATAATA GATTATGAGTATGCAAGTTATAATCCTATAGCATATGATATAGCAAACCACTTCACTGAAATGGCTGCAAATTATCATACAGAAACTCCGCATGTTCTCGACTTCACCAAATATCCCC ATTTGGAGGAACGTCGAAGATTTGTGCAGACATATCTAAGTTCATCAG gagaaaAAGCTAGTGACAATGAAGTGCAACAACTAGTTGATGAAGTTGAAAAGTATACACTTGCAAGTCATCTATTATGGGGTCTTTGGGGAATAATTTCG GAGCACGTGAACAAAATTGATTTTGACTATAAGGAGTACGCAGAACAAAGATTTCAAGAGTATTGGTCAAAGAAAAACAATCTTTTGAGCCATGATAGATCTTCCAATGACAATGTTAGTCTTGGTAATG GGCAAGAAACATTGGCATCAACATTAAATGAAAAACGTGGAAAGAGTCATCGTATCTCCAAGAAATTAAAGAAATATTTAGGACTTGGTTTTTTCAGATCAAAACGTTAG